The following coding sequences lie in one Lolium perenne isolate Kyuss_39 chromosome 2, Kyuss_2.0, whole genome shotgun sequence genomic window:
- the LOC127334061 gene encoding uncharacterized protein has translation MSCCLRRAAVPVKRVWLGLRWRLRRRRSGLGELTREVRTCEYDDVHVMWGLLSGMDGSAPRKYVYVPVPEDSGALAAAAASTGAKRRRKRRADAESAAWSRLFSSCCAF, from the coding sequence ATGTCGTGCTGCCTTCGCCGCGCTGCGGTGCCGGTGAAGCGTGTGTGGCTCGGCCTCCGCTGGCGGCTCCGGCGCCGGCGCAGCGGCCTGGGCGAGCTGACGAGGGAGGTGCGGACGTGCGAGTACGACGACGTGCACGTCATGTGGGGGCTGCTCAGCGGCATGGACGGCAGCGCGCCGCGCAAGTACGTCTACGTACCGGTACCGGAAGACTCGGGCGCCTTGGCCGCCGCCGCGGCCTCCACCGGGGCGAAACGGCGGAGGAAAAGGAGGGCCGACGCTGAGTCGGCCGCGTGGAGCCGCCTCTTCTCCTCCTGCTGCGCCTTCTGA
- the LOC127334062 gene encoding peroxidase 50 yields MGGRGVMRFLLLVAVVAASATVCASQLSRNHYAGVCPDVETIVRGAVAKKFQQTFITVGALVHLYFHDCFVEGCDASVLIASTANNTAEKDSTANLSLAGDGFDAVIKAKAALDAVPRCRNQVSCADILTMATRDAIALAGGPAYAVELGRLDGLSSTAASVPGKLAPPSSTLDKLTTLFASNGLSQTDMIALSGGHTVGLAHCSTFASRLRPTVDPTLSPKFAAQLQSWCPPNVDARTAVPMDTVTPRAFDNQYFKNLQTGMGLLSSDQLFYTDPRSRPTVDAWAKSEAAFDKAFVAAITKMGRVGVKTDASQGNIRHNCAAFN; encoded by the exons ATGGGCGGCCGCGGCGTCATGAGGTTCCTCCTCCTTGTAGCGGTGGTGGCCGCGAGCGCCACCGTGTGCGCGTCGCAGCTCAGTCGAAACCACTACGCCGGCGTGTGCCCCGACGTGGAGACCATCGTCCGCGGCGCGGTGGCCAAGAAGTTCCAGCAGACCTTCATCACCGTCGGCGCCCTGGTGCACCTCTACTTCCACGACTGCTTCGTCGAG GGTTGCGACGCGTCGGTGCTGATCGCGTCGACGGCGAACAACACGGCGGAGAAGGACAGCACGGCGAACCTGTCGCTGGCCGGCGACGGGTTCGACGCGGTGATCAAGGCGAAGGCGGCCCTGGACGCGGTGCCGCGGTGCCGGAACCAGGTCTCCTGCGCGGACATCCTGACCATGGCCACCAGGGACGCCATCGCGCTGGCCGGCGGGCCGGCGTACGCGGTGGAGCTGGGGAGGCTGGACGGGCTGAGCTCCACGGCGGCCAGCGTCCCGGGCAAGCTGGCGCCGCCGTCGTCCACCCTCGACAAGCTCACGACACTCTTCGCCTCCAATGGGCTCTCGCAGACCGACATGATCGCTCTCTCCG GAGGGCACACGGTGGGCTTGGCCCACTGCAGCACATTCGCTAGCCGGCTGCGGCCGACGGTGGACCCGACGCTGAGCCCAAAGTTCGCGGCCCAGCTGCAGTCGTGGTGCCCGCCCAACGTGGACGCGCGTACGGCCGTGCCCATGGACACGGTGACGCCGCGGGCCTTCGACAACCAGTACTTCAAGAACCTGCAGACCGGAATGGGCCTGCTGAGCTCGGACCAGCTCTTCTACACCGACCCGCGGTCCAGGCCCACCGTGGATGCCTGGGCCAAGAGCGAGGCCGCGTTCGACAAGGCCTTCGTGGCAGCTATCACCAAGATGGGCCGCGTTGGGGTCAAGACCGACGCGTCCCAGGGGAACATACGCCACAACTGTGCAGCTTTCAACTGA